From Panthera tigris isolate Pti1 chromosome D3, P.tigris_Pti1_mat1.1, whole genome shotgun sequence, one genomic window encodes:
- the FZD10 gene encoding frizzled-10, whose protein sequence is MPRPGPRLWLVLQVMGSCAAISSMDAERPGDGKCQAIEIPMCKDIGYNMTRMPNLMGHENQREAAIQLHEFAPLVEYGCHGHLRFFLCSLYAPMCTEQVSTPIPACRVMCEQARLKCSPIMEQFNFKWPDSLDCSRLPNKNDPNYLCMEAPNNGSDEPSRGSGLFPPLFRPQRPHGAQEHPLRDAGPGRASCDNPGKFHHVEKSAACAPLCAPGVDVYWSRGDKRFAVVWLAVWAVLCFFSSAFTVLTFLVDPARFRYPERPIIFLSMCYCVYSVGYLIRLFAGAESIACDRDSGQLYVIQEGLESTGCTLVFLVLYYFGMASSLWWVILTLTWFLAAGKKWGHEAIEANSSYFHLAAWAIPAVKTILILVMRRVAGDELTGVCYVGSMDVNALTGFVLIPLACYLVVGTSFVLSGFVALFHIRRVMKTGGENTDKLEKLMVRIGVFSVLYTVPATCVIACYFYERLNMEYWKVLATQHTCKTNNQTKSLDCLMAASIPAVEIFMVKIFMLLVVGITSGMWIWTSKTLQSWQNVCSRRFKTKSRRKPASVITNSGIYKKGQHPQKTHLGKYEIPDQPPTCV, encoded by the coding sequence ATGCCGCGGCCGGGCCCCCGCCTGTGGCTGGTCCTGCAGGTGATGGGTTCGTGCGCCGCCATCAGCTCCATGGACGCGGAGCGCCCGGGCGACGGCAAGTGCCAGGCCATCGAGATCCCGATGTGCAAGGACATCGGCTACAACATGACCCGCATGCCCAACCTGATGGGCCACGAGAACCAGCGCGAGGCCGCCATCCAGCTGCACGAGTTCGCGCCGCTGGTGGAGTACGGCTGCCACGGCCACCTCCGCTTCTTCCTGTGCTCGCTGTACGCGCCCATGTGCACCGAGCAAgtctccacccccatccccgccTGCCGGGTCATGTGCGAGCAGGCCCGGCTCAAGTGCTCCCCGATCATGGAGCAGTTCAACTTCAAGTGGCCCGACTCGCTGGACTGCAGCAGGCTCCCCAACAAGAACGACCCCAACTACCTGTGCATGGAGGCGCCCAACAACGGCTCGGACGAGCCCTCCCGGGGCTCCGGCCTGTTCCCGCCGCTCTTCCGGCCGCAGCGGCCGCACGGCGCGCAGGAGCACCCGCTCCGGGACGCGGGCCCGGGGCGCGCCAGCTGTGACAACCCGGGCAAGTTCCACCACGTGGAGAAGAGCGCCGCGTGCGCGCCGCTGTGCGCGCCCGGCGTGGACGTGTACTGGAGCCGCGGCGACAAGCGCTTCGCCGTGGTCTGGCTGGCCGTGTGGGCCGTGCTGTGCTTCTTCTCCAGCGCCTTCACCGTGCTCACCTTCCTCGTCGACCCGGCGCGCTTCCGGTACCCCGAGCGCCCCATCATCTTCCTCTCCATGTGCTACTGCGTCTACTCCGTGGGCTACCTCATCCGCCTCTTCGCCGGCGCCGAGAGCATCGCCTGCGACCGCGACAGCGGACAGCTCTACGTCAtccaggaggggctggagagCACCGGCTGCACCCTCGTCTTCCTGGTCCTCTACTACTTCGGGATGGCCAGCTCGCTGTGGTGGGTGATTCTCACGCTCACCTGGTTCCTGGCGGCGGGCAAGAAGTGGGGCCACGAGGCCATCGAAGCCAACAGCAGCTACTTCCACCTGGCGGCCTGGGCCATCCCGGCGGTGAAGACCATCCTGATCCTGGTGATGCGCCGGGTGGCGGGGGACGAGCTCACCGGCGTGTGCTACGTGGGCAGCATGGACGTGAACGCCCTCACCGGCTTCGTGCTCATCCCGCTGGCCTGCTACCTCGTGGTGGGCACTTCCTTCGTTCTGTCCGGCTTCGTGGCGCTTTTCCACATCAGGAGGGTGATGAAGACCGGCGGGGAGAACACGGACAAACTGGAGAAGCTCATGGTGAGAATCGGGGTCTTCTCGGTGCTCTACACGGTGCCGGCCACCTGTGTGATCGCCTGTTACTTCTACGAGCGCCTCAACATGGAGTACTGGAAGGTCCTGGCCACCCAGCACACGTGCAAAACGAACAACCAGACCAAGAGTCTGGACTGTCTGATGGCCGCCTCCATCCCCGCCGTGGAGATCTTCATGGTGAAGATTTTCATGCTGCTGGTGGTGGGTATCACCAGCGGCATGTGGATCTGGACGTCCAAGACCCTGCAGTCCTGGCAGAACGTTTGCAGCCGCAGGTTCAAGACAAAGAGCAGGAGGAAACCGGCCAGCGTGATCACCAACAGTGGGATTTACAAAAAAGGCCAGCATCCCCAAAAGACGCATCTGGGGAAATACGAAATCCCTGACCAGCCTCCCACCTGTGTGTGA